A region of Jannaschia sp. W003 DNA encodes the following proteins:
- a CDS encoding putative quinol monooxygenase, with protein sequence MTRILPTLALGTALALPGLAAADAAAPVLAIISHPVEDYARWRGVYDDFRDEQVAGGVTGAEVFRDPADPNRVVVVHRFASVDAADAFLGSETLRAAMGDAGVAAPPEVTIVEAAD encoded by the coding sequence ATGACTCGCATCCTGCCCACCCTCGCCCTCGGCACCGCCCTCGCCCTGCCCGGCCTCGCCGCCGCCGACGCCGCGGCCCCGGTGCTCGCGATCATCAGCCACCCAGTCGAGGACTACGCCCGCTGGCGCGGCGTCTACGACGACTTCCGCGACGAGCAGGTCGCCGGCGGCGTCACCGGCGCCGAGGTGTTCCGCGACCCCGCCGATCCGAACCGCGTGGTGGTGGTGCACCGCTTCGCCTCGGTGGACGCGGCCGATGCCTTCCTCGGCTCCGAGACCCTGCGCGCCGCCATGGGCGACGCCGGCGTCGCCGCGCCGCCCGAGGTCACCATCGTCGAGGCCGCGGACTGA
- a CDS encoding LysR family transcriptional regulator, whose protein sequence is MFDWNDIRLFLAVAAEGSTLAASRKLGLNQTTVGRRVQALEQALRLTLFERDTRGYQLTPQGSALLDLAGQMQATAETLAVRAERLARDVAGLIRITGAGEAMNQWGFPVLARFRKKFPDVEFEVDVSKGRVDLEAGEADVAFRATDAVEGDTLVARKLARIPWGVYCNRAYHRARGAPRSIEEAAGHPFLLYDRGLTDKIAAVRWLDETVPAEDVAFRVNSVEGMAGSLRSGSYLGLLPCVSGDTNPDLVPCFRHEALVHTLWIVASREAYAQARVRAFMRFVGDNFPHSDLWEPL, encoded by the coding sequence GTGTTCGACTGGAATGACATTCGCCTGTTCCTGGCGGTGGCTGCCGAGGGATCGACTCTCGCCGCGTCGCGCAAGCTCGGCCTCAACCAGACCACCGTGGGTCGCCGGGTGCAGGCGCTGGAGCAGGCCTTAAGGCTCACCCTCTTCGAGCGCGACACCCGCGGCTACCAGCTCACCCCGCAGGGCAGCGCGCTGCTCGACCTCGCCGGGCAGATGCAGGCCACCGCCGAGACCCTCGCCGTGCGCGCCGAGCGGCTGGCGCGCGACGTGGCGGGTTTGATCCGCATCACCGGGGCGGGCGAGGCCATGAACCAGTGGGGCTTTCCAGTGCTCGCGCGCTTCCGCAAAAAGTTTCCGGACGTGGAGTTCGAGGTGGACGTGAGCAAGGGGCGCGTGGACCTGGAGGCGGGCGAGGCCGACGTGGCCTTCCGCGCCACCGACGCGGTGGAGGGCGACACGCTGGTGGCGCGCAAGCTCGCGCGCATTCCCTGGGGCGTCTACTGCAACCGCGCCTACCATCGCGCCCGGGGCGCGCCGCGCTCGATCGAGGAGGCGGCGGGCCATCCGTTCCTCCTCTATGACCGCGGCCTCACCGACAAGATCGCGGCCGTGCGCTGGCTCGACGAGACGGTTCCGGCGGAGGATGTGGCGTTCCGGGTGAACTCTGTGGAAGGCATGGCCGGGTCGCTGCGCTCGGGCAGCTACCTCGGCCTGCTGCCGTGCGTGTCGGGCGATACCAATCCGGACCTCGTGCCATGCTTCCGTCACGAGGCGCTGGTCCACACGCTTTGGATCGTCGCCTCGCGCGAAGCCTACGCGCAGGCGCGGGTGCGGGCCTTCATGCGCTTCGTGGGCGACAACTTCCCCCACAGCGACCTCTGGGAGCCTCTGTAG
- a CDS encoding tetratricopeptide repeat protein has product MAALVLHLTGPFRITRSDGAPPCSLSRRGRAMLAFLACQPGMRAERGLIADLLWSDRSEAQARASLRQELSVLRRQVPEGVIAADRLEIWLDPALVVVEADADAEFLQGFDLPSEGFEDWLRMERAERSGQGARGEAAGGGPAACAALEQPALAVMPFEELGADRGDMFADGIVEEITGALSRIRTFHVVARQSAWATPWRERSAPELAQLLGVDYLIEGSVRRAGRRVRIAVQLVRAADGHTLWSERFDDELDDLFDLQDRISVQVAGRLAPNLRTAEIARARRHAPGERSAYELTLIALPHFWVHDSDENDRAIALLDAALSKAPSFGPARAQRAWCFAHRCCYLWMRDAASARAAARRDFDEALPLVDDHAPALTALSATAALALRDFASSEDLARRALDIDPNNAWGWLRLGWVLCYLGRNDEALACFDRAEMLSPLDPFLFNIAFGRSACLRSMKDYDGAVAQIHKGMRMAPKAVWAYRMLFGTLWLQGDREGAIAAGRKWRAAHPWLSRETLLEGLPSWDHDPEYLDLLTRFDELIPDG; this is encoded by the coding sequence ATGGCCGCCCTCGTTCTGCACCTGACGGGTCCGTTCCGCATCACCCGGAGCGACGGTGCGCCCCCATGCTCTCTCAGCCGGCGCGGCCGCGCGATGCTGGCCTTTCTGGCGTGCCAGCCGGGGATGCGTGCGGAGCGGGGCCTGATCGCCGACCTTCTTTGGTCGGACCGCTCCGAGGCGCAGGCCCGCGCCTCGCTGCGGCAGGAGCTCTCGGTGCTCCGGCGCCAGGTGCCCGAGGGCGTGATCGCGGCGGACCGGCTGGAAATTTGGCTCGACCCGGCGCTCGTGGTTGTCGAGGCGGACGCGGACGCGGAGTTCCTCCAGGGTTTCGATCTGCCCTCCGAGGGGTTCGAAGACTGGCTACGCATGGAGCGGGCCGAACGAAGCGGACAAGGGGCTCGCGGCGAAGCGGCGGGTGGCGGACCAGCCGCGTGCGCCGCCCTCGAGCAGCCTGCGCTTGCCGTCATGCCGTTCGAGGAACTCGGCGCCGACCGGGGTGACATGTTCGCTGATGGAATCGTGGAGGAGATCACCGGCGCACTCAGCCGCATCCGGACCTTCCACGTCGTGGCGCGTCAGTCCGCTTGGGCGACGCCATGGCGCGAGCGTTCCGCGCCCGAGCTCGCTCAGCTTCTTGGCGTCGACTACTTGATCGAGGGCAGCGTTCGGCGCGCCGGCCGCCGCGTCCGCATCGCGGTGCAACTCGTGCGAGCCGCCGACGGCCACACGCTGTGGTCCGAGCGGTTCGATGACGAGCTCGACGATCTCTTCGATCTGCAGGACCGCATCTCGGTCCAGGTCGCGGGGCGGTTGGCACCTAATCTCCGAACCGCCGAGATCGCGAGGGCTCGGCGGCACGCGCCGGGGGAGCGTTCGGCCTACGAGCTGACCCTCATCGCCCTCCCGCACTTCTGGGTGCATGACAGCGACGAGAACGACCGAGCCATCGCGCTGCTCGATGCCGCACTGTCGAAAGCGCCGAGCTTTGGGCCGGCGCGAGCACAGCGCGCGTGGTGCTTTGCGCATCGCTGCTGCTATCTCTGGATGCGCGACGCCGCATCGGCGCGAGCGGCAGCTCGGCGGGACTTCGACGAGGCCCTGCCCCTGGTCGACGACCACGCGCCTGCCCTGACGGCGCTGAGTGCCACGGCAGCGCTCGCGCTTCGCGACTTTGCCTCGTCGGAGGACCTTGCCCGGCGGGCGCTCGACATCGATCCGAACAACGCATGGGGCTGGCTTCGGCTTGGCTGGGTCCTCTGCTACCTCGGCCGGAACGACGAGGCGCTGGCATGTTTCGACCGCGCGGAGATGCTCAGCCCGCTCGATCCGTTCCTCTTCAACATAGCCTTTGGGCGTTCGGCCTGCCTACGCTCGATGAAGGATTACGACGGTGCGGTCGCCCAGATCCACAAGGGGATGCGCATGGCGCCGAAGGCCGTGTGGGCCTACCGCATGCTGTTCGGAACACTCTGGCTGCAGGGCGACCGGGAAGGCGCGATTGCGGCCGGACGGAAGTGGCGGGCGGCACATCCTTGGCTCTCTCGCGAGACGCTGCTCGAAGGCCTGCCATCGTGGGACCACGACCCAGAATACCTCGATCTTCTCACGCGGTTCGACGAGCTGATCCCCGACGGGTGA
- a CDS encoding nuclear transport factor 2 family protein, with amino-acid sequence MTRFALAAAAAFMLLPPVPAAADAHVDPAVQAVIDAFDIAIRGDDTALAPVFAEDGVMMPASGGRFEGHAEIAAWLAEFPDMTAFDVEVDEVMTLGDGFETVIGTYTVTLPEEMGGATLPGEYVSIGRREGDAMRVVRHVAFPPRMTMGQ; translated from the coding sequence ATGACCCGCTTCGCCCTCGCCGCCGCCGCTGCCTTCATGCTGCTTCCGCCCGTCCCCGCCGCGGCTGACGCCCACGTCGACCCCGCCGTGCAGGCCGTGATCGACGCCTTCGACATCGCGATCCGGGGCGACGACACCGCTCTCGCCCCGGTCTTCGCCGAGGACGGCGTGATGATGCCCGCCTCGGGAGGCCGCTTCGAGGGGCATGCGGAGATCGCCGCTTGGCTGGCCGAGTTTCCGGACATGACCGCCTTCGACGTGGAGGTGGACGAGGTGATGACGCTCGGCGACGGCTTCGAGACCGTGATCGGCACCTACACCGTCACCTTGCCCGAGGAGATGGGCGGCGCCACGCTTCCCGGCGAATACGTCTCGATCGGCCGCCGCGAGGGCGACGCCATGCGCGTGGTCCGCCACGTCGCCTTCCCGCCGCGGATGACGATGGGTCAGTGA
- a CDS encoding TetR family transcriptional regulator: protein MSFERHAQKSRTRNALLAAARRLLSEQATLTIPAAAEAAGISRATAYRYFSDPSVLAAEAGLDVSTKPYEEIVQGCADARERVLAVALFFFDQSIEHEAEFRAFLSRWLDSWRADGSGPTRGGRRVAMFRTALEDERTRIGDAALERLVHELSAATGTEAMIALLDVAGADRVAARATVAHMASVLVSSTLQEP, encoded by the coding sequence TTGTCCTTCGAACGCCACGCGCAGAAGTCGCGCACCCGGAACGCTCTTCTGGCAGCCGCGCGACGGCTGCTCTCCGAGCAGGCTACGCTGACGATCCCGGCCGCCGCGGAGGCGGCGGGCATTTCGCGCGCGACCGCCTACCGGTATTTCTCCGACCCCTCGGTGCTGGCCGCGGAGGCCGGCCTCGATGTCAGCACGAAGCCCTACGAGGAGATCGTGCAGGGCTGCGCGGACGCCCGGGAGCGGGTCTTGGCGGTGGCCCTATTTTTCTTCGACCAGTCGATCGAGCATGAGGCCGAGTTTCGGGCGTTCCTCTCCCGGTGGCTCGATAGCTGGCGTGCGGACGGCTCTGGACCGACGCGCGGCGGGCGGCGCGTCGCGATGTTCCGCACGGCACTTGAGGACGAGCGGACCAGGATCGGCGACGCGGCGCTCGAGCGGCTCGTTCACGAGTTGTCCGCGGCGACCGGGACCGAGGCGATGATCGCCCTGCTCGACGTCGCCGGCGCGGATCGCGTGGCCGCTCGGGCTACGGTCGCACATATGGCCAGCGTGCTGGTCAGCAGCACGCTGCAGGAGCCGTAG
- a CDS encoding sulfotransferase domain-containing protein — MSTETAEAHAEPAWPRKTREMHNHHMDSTIWNDLAFREGDIVIATYAKSGTTWMQQIVSQLLFDGPEDLPVAEMSPWLDLRVPPKAVKLPEVEAQTHRRFLKTHLPVDALVFSPEARYVYVGRDGRDVMWSMHNHHLHANAAWYDALNNTPGRVGPPIGPPPEDPVEYFRHWLEANGDPLWPFWENVRSWWAIRALPNVRLVHFADLKRDLEGEMRGIAGFLGIEPDPAAWPRMLEHCSFEWMKRNAAASVPLGGAFWEGGAQRFIHRGTNGRWQGVLPDELSQGYEARAVAELGAEAADWLRAGHGAR; from the coding sequence ATGAGCACCGAAACCGCCGAAGCCCACGCCGAGCCCGCATGGCCGCGCAAGACGCGCGAGATGCACAACCACCACATGGACAGCACGATCTGGAACGACCTCGCGTTCCGCGAGGGCGACATCGTGATCGCCACCTACGCCAAGTCGGGCACGACCTGGATGCAGCAGATCGTCTCCCAGCTCCTGTTCGACGGCCCCGAGGACCTGCCGGTGGCCGAGATGTCGCCCTGGCTCGACCTGCGGGTGCCGCCCAAGGCGGTGAAGCTGCCGGAGGTCGAGGCCCAGACCCATCGCCGCTTCCTGAAGACCCACCTGCCGGTCGACGCGCTCGTGTTCTCACCCGAGGCCCGCTACGTCTACGTCGGCCGCGACGGGCGCGACGTGATGTGGTCGATGCACAACCACCACCTTCACGCCAACGCCGCCTGGTATGACGCGCTCAACAACACGCCCGGCCGCGTCGGCCCGCCCATCGGGCCGCCCCCCGAGGATCCGGTCGAATACTTCCGCCACTGGCTTGAGGCGAACGGCGATCCGCTCTGGCCGTTCTGGGAGAACGTGCGCTCCTGGTGGGCGATCCGCGCCCTGCCCAACGTGCGGTTGGTGCACTTCGCCGACCTCAAGCGCGACCTCGAGGGCGAGATGCGCGGCATCGCCGGCTTCCTCGGGATCGAGCCCGACCCGGCGGCTTGGCCGCGAATGCTCGAGCACTGCTCGTTCGAATGGATGAAGCGCAACGCCGCCGCCTCGGTGCCGCTCGGCGGCGCGTTCTGGGAAGGCGGTGCGCAGCGGTTCATCCACCGCGGCACCAACGGCCGCTGGCAAGGTGTGCTGCCCGACGAGCTATCCCAGGGCTACGAAGCGCGCGCCGTGGCGGAACTGGGCGCGGAGGCCGCCGACTGGCTGCGCGCGGGGCACGGGGCGCGGTGA
- a CDS encoding cupin domain-containing protein — MTGQDTSAGPRRYETLGILMTFHAFPGEVADKYCMVECVVPPGLGAPPNHHAGETETFFVIDGEVEFMVAGETIHATAGDSVRIPDGAVHAFTATGSAPARVMIVNAPGQMHEGFFTELGKPIHDDRTQPAPMDGPPDVAHVVQTARKWGMSIPAPAEA; from the coding sequence GTGACCGGACAAGATACCTCCGCGGGGCCCCGCCGCTATGAGACGCTGGGCATCCTGATGACCTTCCATGCCTTCCCGGGCGAAGTTGCGGACAAATACTGCATGGTCGAATGTGTCGTGCCCCCGGGACTGGGGGCACCGCCCAACCACCATGCCGGCGAGACCGAGACCTTCTTCGTCATCGACGGCGAGGTGGAGTTCATGGTGGCGGGTGAGACCATCCACGCCACGGCCGGCGACAGCGTCCGGATCCCTGACGGTGCGGTTCACGCCTTCACGGCGACCGGCTCGGCCCCCGCACGCGTGATGATCGTGAATGCCCCCGGGCAGATGCACGAGGGCTTCTTCACCGAGCTCGGCAAGCCCATCCATGACGACCGGACCCAGCCCGCGCCCATGGACGGGCCCCCGGATGTCGCCCACGTGGTGCAGACCGCCAGGAAGTGGGGCATGAGCATCCCGGCCCCGGCGGAAGCCTGA
- a CDS encoding recombinase family protein gives MDRQTDALDGAGCERVFEDRMSGAKDAADRPGLTACLDYLREGDTLIVLDLDRLGRLAVELVRLIDGLAARGIGFRALNSPVDTTTPAGRAFLQITAAISEMERNVIRQRVREGLAAARARGRKGGRPRVMTPDKLRYAMHLMADRERSIPSICEELGGMRPSTLYHYLGADGTLKKPGRGLLGDDRALPTHDGA, from the coding sequence ATGGACCGGCAGACCGACGCCTTGGATGGCGCCGGGTGCGAGCGCGTCTTCGAGGATCGCATGTCGGGCGCGAAGGACGCCGCTGACCGTCCGGGACTGACGGCCTGCCTCGACTACCTGCGCGAGGGCGACACGCTGATCGTGCTCGACCTCGACCGCCTGGGCCGCCTCGCCGTCGAGCTGGTCCGGCTGATCGACGGGCTGGCGGCGCGGGGGATCGGGTTCCGCGCCCTCAACTCCCCCGTGGACACCACCACGCCGGCAGGGCGGGCGTTCCTGCAGATCACCGCCGCCATCTCGGAGATGGAGCGCAACGTGATCCGCCAGCGCGTGCGCGAGGGGCTGGCCGCCGCCCGAGCGCGGGGACGCAAGGGCGGGCGCCCGCGGGTGATGACGCCCGACAAGCTGCGCTACGCGATGCACCTCATGGCCGACCGCGAGCGCTCGATCCCCTCGATCTGCGAGGAGCTGGGCGGCATGCGCCCCTCCACGCTCTACCACTACCTCGGTGCGGACGGCACGCTGAAGAAGCCGGGGCGGGGACTGCTGGGCGACGATCGTGCCTTGCCGACGCATGATGGTGCATGA
- a CDS encoding helix-turn-helix transcriptional regulator has protein sequence MLGEALRLIRVFHDMKQTELAAKLGVSQSHLSGIERGEKTPSQDLVAKYADLFDVPISSIWFFDESLREGPSAGRIEKARGVIADKVLDFLRIVERRREAP, from the coding sequence ATGCTGGGAGAGGCGCTGAGGCTCATACGGGTCTTCCACGACATGAAGCAGACGGAACTCGCCGCGAAGCTCGGCGTGTCGCAGTCGCACCTGTCGGGGATCGAGCGCGGCGAGAAGACCCCCAGCCAGGACCTCGTCGCGAAGTATGCCGACCTTTTCGACGTGCCGATCAGCTCCATCTGGTTCTTCGACGAGAGTCTGCGCGAAGGACCTTCGGCGGGGCGGATCGAGAAGGCCCGCGGCGTGATCGCCGACAAGGTTCTCGACTTCCTGCGCATCGTCGAGCGCCGCCGGGAAGCGCCCTGA